A genomic stretch from Theobroma cacao cultivar B97-61/B2 chromosome 4, Criollo_cocoa_genome_V2, whole genome shotgun sequence includes:
- the LOC18602464 gene encoding B-box zinc finger protein 25 isoform X2: protein MKIQCDVCERAPATVICCADEAALCAKCDVEVHAANKLASKHQRLLLQCLSNKVPPCDICQEKAAFIFCVEDRALFCQDCDEPIHSAGSLSANHQRFLATGIRVALSSSCNKNTEKSGLEPPNKSAPQTSMKMPAQQQSNFTSSWAVDDLLQFSDIESPEKKEQLELGELEWLADIGLFGEQLPQEALAAAEVPQLPIPQSANFNSCRPTRYSMPLKKPRIEIPEDDDDEFFTVPDLG, encoded by the exons ATGAAAATCCAGTGTGATGTTTGTGAAAGAGCTCCAGCAACAGTGATCTGTTGTGCAGACGAGGCTGCACTTTGTGCAAAATGCGATGTTGAAGTTCATGCAGCTAACAAGCTTGCAAGCAAGCACCAAAGGCTCCTCCTTCAGTGCCTTTCAAACAAGGTTCCTCCTTGTGACATATGCCAG GAAAAAGCAGCTTTCATTTTTTGTGTTGAAGATAGAGCCCTTTTTTGCCAGGATTGTGATGAACCTATCCATTCAGCTGGTAGCCTTTCTGCAAATCATCAAAGGTTCCTAGCCACAGGAATCCGTGTTGCCTTAAGTTCTAGTTGCAATAAGAACACTGAAAAGAGTGGGTTGGAGCCGCCCAACAAGAGTGCACCTCAGACTTCAATGAAAATGCCTGCACAGCAACAGTCAAACTTCACATCTTCATGGGCTGTTGATGACCTGCTACAATTTTCAGATATTGAATCTCCTGAAAAG AAAGAGCAACTTGAGCTTGGAGAGCTTGAATGGCTAGCAGACATCGGTCTTTTTGGTGAGCAATTGCCTCAGGAGGCTTTAGCAGCAGCTGAAGTTCCTCAACTTCCAATACCACAGTCAGCAAATTTCAACTCATGCAGACCCACCAGATATTCCATGCCCCTTAAGAAGCCTAGAATTGAAATCCcagaagatgatgatgatgagttcTTCACAGTCCCTGATCTAGGCTGA
- the LOC18602464 gene encoding B-box zinc finger protein 25 isoform X1 has translation MKIQCDVCERAPATVICCADEAALCAKCDVEVHAANKLASKHQRLLLQCLSNKVPPCDICQEKAAFIFCVEDRALFCQDCDEPIHSAGSLSANHQRFLATGIRVALSSSCNKNTEKSGLEPPNKSAPQTSMKMPAQQQSNFTSSWAVDDLLQFSDIESPEKQKEQLELGELEWLADIGLFGEQLPQEALAAAEVPQLPIPQSANFNSCRPTRYSMPLKKPRIEIPEDDDDEFFTVPDLG, from the exons ATGAAAATCCAGTGTGATGTTTGTGAAAGAGCTCCAGCAACAGTGATCTGTTGTGCAGACGAGGCTGCACTTTGTGCAAAATGCGATGTTGAAGTTCATGCAGCTAACAAGCTTGCAAGCAAGCACCAAAGGCTCCTCCTTCAGTGCCTTTCAAACAAGGTTCCTCCTTGTGACATATGCCAG GAAAAAGCAGCTTTCATTTTTTGTGTTGAAGATAGAGCCCTTTTTTGCCAGGATTGTGATGAACCTATCCATTCAGCTGGTAGCCTTTCTGCAAATCATCAAAGGTTCCTAGCCACAGGAATCCGTGTTGCCTTAAGTTCTAGTTGCAATAAGAACACTGAAAAGAGTGGGTTGGAGCCGCCCAACAAGAGTGCACCTCAGACTTCAATGAAAATGCCTGCACAGCAACAGTCAAACTTCACATCTTCATGGGCTGTTGATGACCTGCTACAATTTTCAGATATTGAATCTCCTGAAAAG CAGAAAGAGCAACTTGAGCTTGGAGAGCTTGAATGGCTAGCAGACATCGGTCTTTTTGGTGAGCAATTGCCTCAGGAGGCTTTAGCAGCAGCTGAAGTTCCTCAACTTCCAATACCACAGTCAGCAAATTTCAACTCATGCAGACCCACCAGATATTCCATGCCCCTTAAGAAGCCTAGAATTGAAATCCcagaagatgatgatgatgagttcTTCACAGTCCCTGATCTAGGCTGA
- the LOC108661778 gene encoding probable inactive leucine-rich repeat receptor-like protein kinase At3g03770, with the protein MGEGNFFTGSFPAWVYQLREIETIDLSRNLLSGQIPDRLSALRRSAVLRLSNNGFSRRIPNINGLWQLQTLELDSNMFFGNLPMLPKRFRTLTSCHSLLSGPITSLGTLEQLRSVDVSCNRFSGSISKGVLALPPLNHINVSFNQLTVTEVDNTYEIGSPLQVLDAQENHLQGHLPLNMVT; encoded by the exons ATGGGAGAAG GGAATTTTTTCACTGGCAGCTTCCCTGCATGGGTCTATCAACTCAGGGAGATTGAAACAATAGACCTCTCGAGAAACCTCCTATCGGGTCAAATCCCTGACAGACTTTCTGCACTACGAAGATCGGCCGTGTTAAGGCTGTCGAACAATGGATTCTCGCGGAGAATTCCTAACATTAATGGACTATGGCAGCTCCAGACATTAGAGCTTGACTCCAATATGTTCTTTGGAAACTTGCCAATGCTTCCTAAAAGGTTTAGAACTTTGACTTCGTGCCACAGCCTACTTTCAGGGCCTATAACATCACTAGGGACGCTTGAGCAGCTAAGATCGGTGGACGTGAGTTGTAACAGGTTTTCGGGTTCCATTAGCAAGGGAGTTCTTGCGTTGCCTCCGTTGAATCACATCAATGTTTCCTTCAACCAACTCACAGTAACGGAGGTGGACAACACTTATGAGATTGGGTCCCCACTTCAAGTACTTGACGCACAAGAGAACCATCTGCAAGGTCACTTGCCCCTTAATATGGTCACCTAA
- the LOC18602466 gene encoding protein YIF1B → MYNNVGAQPGVPRPPTNPQPNPFGNAFYGAGSGLIRGGLGAYGEKILGSSSEYVQSNISRYFSDPQYYFQVNDQYVRNKLKVVLLPFLHRGHWTRITEPVGGRLSYKPPIYDINAPDLYIPFMAFGTYVVLAGLSLGLQGKFSPEALNWLFVKGLLGWFLQVMLLKVTLLSLGSGEAPLLDIMAYAGYTFTGMCLPVLGRIIWRYSYYFLMPWTCLCMGVFLVKTMKRVLFAEVRSYDSSRHHYLLLFIALAQFPLFTWLGNISVNWLF, encoded by the exons ATGTATAATAACGTGGGAGCCCAACCTGGGGTACCAAGACCGCCAACAAATCCTCAGCCAAATCCATTTGGTAATGCATTTTATGGTGCTGGTTCTGGTCTTATCCGAGGAGGTCTGGGTGCAtatggagagaaaattttggGATCAAGTTCTGAGTATGTGCAAAGCAAT ATAAGTAGATACTTCTCTGATCCCCAGTACTACTTTCAAGTGAATGATCAGTATGTGAGAAACAAATTGAAGGTTGTTTTACTGCCATTTCTGCACAGG GGTCATTGGACAAGAATAACTGAGCCAGTAGGTGGCAGGCTGTCCTATAAACCCCCAATTTATGACATAAATGCACCAGACTTGTACATCCCATTTATGGCATTTGGTACCTATGTTGTTCTTGCTGGATTGTCCCTGGGCCTTCAAGGAAA GTTTAGCCCTGAAGCACTTAACTGGCTCTTTGTTAAGGGATTGCTTGGCTGGTTTCTGCAAGTCATGCTGCTGAAAGTAACATTACTTTCATTGGGTAGTGGTGAGGCACCGTTACTTGACATTATGGCATATGCTGGGTATACGTTTACAGGAATGTGTTTACCTGTTTTGGGAAGGATCATATGGAGATACTCATACTACTTTTTGATGCCATGGACATGCTTATGCATGGGAGTCTTCTTGGTAAAGACAATGAAGAGGGTACTCTTTGCAGAGGTTAGAAGTTATGATTCCAGCAGGCACCACTACCTTTTGCTCTTTATCGCCCTGGCTCAGTTTCCACTTTTCACATGGCTTGGTAACATTAGTGTTAATTGGCTTTTCTGA
- the LOC18602467 gene encoding uncharacterized protein LOC18602467 isoform X1, whose translation MEAAQVEEALKVLDASLSHIKWRLKSSAKRRLQIDVLALCSRMRPVVMIDYGGKMPELQEHLCAFLDHSQKESPIFEQLRVMVIEDMIYLIHVEEMAKYVSLSLNSEVELLLVDLEEDPPKMRTLDDKNLLGMQLISIQKLFSLYFPLEGMRNDLLPPDRTEPRADTNSLSEPINSKSSLLMDLSSCMHDTKVTVPTINGWLLGYPVVYLFSKDHIGDAVYNLSTKFLRIYKILICRNSTSNKGSPPEELMSFSVPYDLSMRGSNEPWAEMFLTHLQSKWGRCKQTWSSLEMEVSECYPQAIAL comes from the exons ATGGAAGCGGCACAGGTAGAGGAAGCATTGAAGGTGTTGGACGCCTCTCTCTCACACATCAAATGGCGTCTTAAATCTTCTGCTAAGCGTCGACTCCAAATAG ATGTTCTGGCCTTGTGCTCCAGAATGAGGCCAGTTGTGATGATTGACTATGGTGGAAAGATGCCTGAATTACAAGAACATCTATGTGCATTTCTTGACCACAGTCAAAAG GAGTCACCCATCTTTGAACAGTTAAGAGTAATGGTTATAGAAGATATGATATATTTGATACATGTAGAAGAAATGGCCAAGTATGTTAGTTTGAGCTTGAACTCAGAAGTGGAACTGCTACTTGTGGATCTTGAAGAGGATCCTCCCAAG ATGAGAACACTAGACGACAAAAATTTATTAGGGATGCAGCTTATATCAATTCAGAAGTTGTTCTCTTTATATTTTCCTCTTGAAGGAATGAGAAATGATCTCCTGCCACCTGACAGGACAGAACCCAGGGCAGATACCAATTCCTTAAGTGAGCCAATCAATTCTAAATCTTCTTTGCTTATGGATCTCAGTAGCTGCATGCATGACACTAAGGTCACTGTGCCAACTATAAATGG ATGGCTTCTTGGTTATCCGGTAGTGTACTTGTTTAGCAAGGATCATATTGGAGATGCTGTTTATAACCTTTCCACCAAATTTCTTCGTATCTACAAGATTTTGATATGCAG GAATAGTACCTCCAATAAAGGATCTCCCCCGGAAGAACTGATGAG TTTTTCAGTGCCCTATGATTTGAGCATGAGGGGAAGCAATGAGCCATGGGCAGAGATGTTTTTGACTCACTTGCAGTCAAAGTGGGGAAGATGCAAACAAACTTGGAGCTCCTTGGAAATGGAGGTTAGCGAATGCTACCCACAGGCAATTGCATTATAG
- the LOC18602467 gene encoding uncharacterized protein LOC18602467 isoform X2 has protein sequence MEAAQVEEALKVLDASLSHIKWRLKSSAKRRLQIDVLALCSRMRPVVMIDYGGKMPELQEHLCAFLDHSQKESPIFEQLRVMVIEDMIYLIHVEEMAKYVSLSLNSEVELLLVDLEEDPPKMRTLDDKNLLGMQLISIQKLFSLYFPLEGMRNDLLPPDRTEPRADTNSLSEPINSKSSLLMDLSSCMHDTKVTVPTINGWLLGYPVVYLFSKDHIGDAVYNLSTKFLRIYKILICSFSVPYDLSMRGSNEPWAEMFLTHLQSKWGRCKQTWSSLEMEVSECYPQAIAL, from the exons ATGGAAGCGGCACAGGTAGAGGAAGCATTGAAGGTGTTGGACGCCTCTCTCTCACACATCAAATGGCGTCTTAAATCTTCTGCTAAGCGTCGACTCCAAATAG ATGTTCTGGCCTTGTGCTCCAGAATGAGGCCAGTTGTGATGATTGACTATGGTGGAAAGATGCCTGAATTACAAGAACATCTATGTGCATTTCTTGACCACAGTCAAAAG GAGTCACCCATCTTTGAACAGTTAAGAGTAATGGTTATAGAAGATATGATATATTTGATACATGTAGAAGAAATGGCCAAGTATGTTAGTTTGAGCTTGAACTCAGAAGTGGAACTGCTACTTGTGGATCTTGAAGAGGATCCTCCCAAG ATGAGAACACTAGACGACAAAAATTTATTAGGGATGCAGCTTATATCAATTCAGAAGTTGTTCTCTTTATATTTTCCTCTTGAAGGAATGAGAAATGATCTCCTGCCACCTGACAGGACAGAACCCAGGGCAGATACCAATTCCTTAAGTGAGCCAATCAATTCTAAATCTTCTTTGCTTATGGATCTCAGTAGCTGCATGCATGACACTAAGGTCACTGTGCCAACTATAAATGG ATGGCTTCTTGGTTATCCGGTAGTGTACTTGTTTAGCAAGGATCATATTGGAGATGCTGTTTATAACCTTTCCACCAAATTTCTTCGTATCTACAAGATTTTGATATGCAG TTTTTCAGTGCCCTATGATTTGAGCATGAGGGGAAGCAATGAGCCATGGGCAGAGATGTTTTTGACTCACTTGCAGTCAAAGTGGGGAAGATGCAAACAAACTTGGAGCTCCTTGGAAATGGAGGTTAGCGAATGCTACCCACAGGCAATTGCATTATAG
- the LOC18602468 gene encoding probable fructokinase-4, giving the protein MAPIGVPSDKSLIVSFGEMLIDFVPTESGVSLAEAPGFLKAPGGAPANVAIAVARLGGKASFVGKLGDDEFGHMLADILKKNGVSEDGILFDQGARTALAFVTLRADGEREFMFYRNPSADMLLKPEELNLDLIRSSKVFHYGSISLIVEPCRSAHLKAMEVAKQSGALLSYDPNLRLPLWPSADEARKQILSIWDKADVIKVSDVELEFLTGSDKIDDETAMKLWHPNLTLLLVTLGEKGSRYYTKNFHGSVDAFHVNTVDTTGAGDSFVGALLCKIVEDPTILENESKLREVLKFANACGAITTTKKGAIPALPTEADALALIKGA; this is encoded by the exons ATGGCACCAATCGGAGTCCCTTCCGACAAGAGCCTCATTGTGAGCTTCGGTGAGATGCTCATCGACTTTGTCCCCACCGAATCCGGTGTTTCTTTAGCCGAGGCTCCGGGATTTCTCAAAGCCCCCGGCGGAGCCCCAGCCAACGTGGCGATCGCCGTCGCTAGACTTGGAGGCAAAGCCTCCTTCGTCGGAAAACTCGGAGACGACGAGTTCGGTCACATGCTCGCCGATATTCTCAAGAAAAACGGAGTCTCTGAGGATGGGATCTTGTTTGACCAAGGCGCTAGGACCGCTCTTGCGTTCGTGACTCTACGCGCCGATGGAGAGCGTGAGTTCATGTTTTACAGGAATCCTAGTGCCGATATGCTGTTGAAGCCGGAGGAACTGAATCTTGATCTTATCAGATCT TCCAAAGTGTTTCACTATGGATCCATAAGTTTGATCGTGGAGCCATGCAGATCGGCTCATTTAAAGGCAATGGAAGTGGCCAAGCAATCAGGTGCTTTGCTCTCATATGATCCAAACCTTCGCCTGCCACTTTGGCCTTCAGCTGATGAGGCAAGGAAACAGATTTTGTCCATCTGGGATAAGGCAGATGTTATCAAGGTAAGTGATGTTGAGCTAGAGTTCCTCACCGGTAGCGACAAAATCGATGATGAAACTGCCATGAAACTCTGGCACCCCAACTTGACGCTACTCTTGGTCACTCTTGGTGAAAAGGGTAGCAGATACTACACCAAG AATTTCCATGGTTCAGTGGATGCTTTTCATGTGAATACTGTGGATACAACTGGCGCTGGGGACTCCTTCGTCGGTGCATTGCTATGCAAGATTGTTGAGGACCCAACCATACTTGAG AATGAATCAAAATTGAGGGAAGTACTGAAATTCGCAAATGCATGTGGAGCCATCACGACAACCAAAAAGGGAGCAATCCCTGCTCTTCCAACCGAGGCTGATGCCCTTGCCTTAATCAAAGGAGCTtag
- the LOC18602470 gene encoding uncharacterized CRM domain-containing protein At3g25440, chloroplastic, whose product MAKALFCTLRRASPLLNTIPPHSFNVSSTFLNEVPIFCPLKVIVPPNARTPSWVLRNLSHGTVSLVISQGKPKFETHQVDPPKKEKWKTKKRLKLQRKREKANRKAANKRDPRRLGLTGKKKKFANAEERIKYKLEKAKIKEALLLERLKRYEVPKAQGPVVEPHHLTGEEQFYMRKMAQKRSNYVPVGRRGIFGGVILNMHMHWKKHETVKVICKPCKPGQVHEYADEIARLSGGIPVQIIGDDTIVFYRGKNYVQPEVMSPIDTLSKKRALEKSKYEQSLESVRHFIAIAEKELELYYRHIALYGDPNNRNPISILDTPTKDTRESRKLKMLERESHDLTCEGFSSCTSVAEADSLGEELSETEDDLKGGDLSMRESDSEDNGSYFAKASEGSSSR is encoded by the exons ATGGCAAAAGCCCTATTTTGTACCCTACGAAGAGCTTCTCCACTTTTGAATACAATTCCTCCACATTCCTTCAACGTCAGCTCAACTTTCCTAAATGAAGTACCAATTTTTTGTCCACTAAAAGTCATTGTTCCACCAAACGCGAGAACCCCTTCATGGGTTTTGCGGAACTTGAGTCATGGTACGGTAAGCCTGGTGATATCACAAGGAAAACCCAAGTTTGAAACTCATCAAGTTGACCCTCCAAAGAAGGAGAAGTGGAAGACCAAGAAGAGGCTCAAGTTgcaaaggaagagagagaaagcgaATAGGAAAGCTGCCAATAAGAGAGACCCACGTCGGCTTGGTCTCactgggaagaagaagaagtttgCTAATGCAGAGGAGAGGATTAAGTACAAGCTTGAGAAG GCCAAAATTAAGGAAGCGTTGCTGCTTGAAAGACTTAAGCGCTATGAAGTTCCCAAAGCTCAGGGGCCTGTGGTGGAGCCACATCATCTTACAGGTGAAGAACAGTTCTATATGAGAAAAATGGCGCAGAAAAGGTCCAACTATGTGCCAGTTGGCAGAAGAGGAATATTTGGCGGGGTTATTCTTAATATGCATATGCATTGGAAGAAACATGAAACTGTTAAGGTAATTTGCAAGCCCTGTAAGCCCGGCCAAGTACACGAGTATGCTGATGAAATTGCCAGACTGAGTGGTGGAATCCCAGTTCAGATAATTGGTGATGACACCATAGTATTCTATCGAGGGAAGAATTATGTGCAGCCAGAAGTTATGTCCCCAATAGATACATTGTCCAAGAAAAGA gctcttgaaaaatcaaagtatgagCAATCACTCGAGTCGGTGAGACACTTCATCGCTATCGCAGAGAAGGAATTGGAGTTGTACTACAGACACATTGCACTCTATGGTGATCCAAATAATAGGAATCCCATTTCAATCTTGGATACTCCAACTAAAGACACCCGTGAATCAAGGAAACTTAAGATGCTCGAAAGAGAGAGTCATGATTTGACATGTGAGGGCTTTTCTTCATGTACTTCAGTTGCAGAAGCTGATTCCTTAGGTGAAGAACTATCAGAAACTGAAGATGACTTAAAAGGTGGGGACTTATCCATGAGAGAATCAGATTCTGAAGATAACGGTTCTTATTTTGCTAAAGCAAGTGAAGGAAGCTCATCTAGGTAG